A portion of the Saccharomyces paradoxus chromosome XV, complete sequence genome contains these proteins:
- the SFG1 gene encoding Sfg1p (Nuclear protein transcription factor~similar to YOR315W), with translation MDQIHPSDAFLLRTPKSKKNIGLVIPSTPSKKCKYSSNFMAEDITPSKRFRLYQARFKTSSKNVKAQTLSVSIKKNQDEITNPFMTEGYNDYRNIVSPGLSFDNDCFSEHELVSPLSDISSINSTSPDVEKLDSLDPFGVDSFVWNCKPLVNKEALELHRMIHSSFPMSPLKSNSDMPLLLPKLKKRLSPVSRSTFKPTRHEPSHRLLKPKKSILTIPAKSLNLIVSSSRGSLNDATIFATEINSTLSNEENKLPAISSIWEKLTIPVNSSIKEKYKKLKEQIYGQTGNPDEDEDDEDNEEDNEEDNEEGDLPDAAVIRGYEFQSERRDELTQSNKLQNTKDYKKVQWAKFLEQ, from the coding sequence ATGGATCAAATACATCCTTCAGACGCATTTTTGTTGCGAACaccaaaatcaaaaaaaaacatcgGGCTTGTAATACCCAGTACGCCAAGtaaaaaatgtaaatatTCGTCAAATTTTATGGCAGAAGATATTACACCTTCCAAACGGTTTCGTTTATACCAAGCTAGATTTAAGACAAGTTCGAAGAATGTCAAAGCCCAAACTCTTAGCGTgtcaataaagaaaaatcaagatGAAATCACCAATCCCTTCATGACCGAAGGATATAATGATTACCGCAATATTGTCAGCCCTGGGTTGAGTTTTGATAACGATTGCTTCTCAGAACATGAATTGGTTAGTCCATTAAGCGATATATCTTCGATAAACTCTACATCACCTGATGTTGAAAAGCTCGATTCTCTAGACCCTTTTGGTGTTGACTCTTTTGTCTGGAATTGTAAACCTCTTGTTAATAAAGAAGCATTGGAGCTCCATCGAATGATTCATTCCTCGTTTCCAATGAGCCCACTAAAATCCAATAGCGACATGCCACTATTATTGCcaaaactgaaaaaaagattatcTCCAGTTAGCAGATCAACCTTCAAGCCAACAAGGCACGAACCCTCTCATCGCCTATTGAAGCccaaaaaatcaattcTAACGATACCAGCCAAATCTCTGAATCTCATAGTCAGTTCGTCGCGAGGCTCATTAAATGACGCTACCATTTTTGCCACTGAAATAAACTCTACGTTGAgcaatgaagaaaacaaattaCCAGCTATTTCTAGTATTTGGGAGAAACTCACAATCCCAGTAAACTCTTCaattaaggaaaaatataagaagctaaaagaacaaatttatGGGCAAACTGGTAATCctgacgaagatgaagacgatgaagacaatgaagaagataacgaagaagataacGAAGAAGGCGACCTTCCCGATGCAGCAGTAATAAGAGGTTACGAATTCCAATCGGAAAGACGCGATGAGCTGACGCAAAGTAACAAACTGCAGAATACGAAGGACTACAAAAAAGTTCAGTGGgcaaaatt